Proteins found in one Brachyspira murdochii DSM 12563 genomic segment:
- a CDS encoding chromosome segregation SMC family protein: MYIKNLNLHGFKSFAIETNIEFNEGVTVVLGPNGIGKSNIVEAFLWVMGEQSASRLRIDSSKGLESVIFHGTDTRKPSSLAQVALTLDNKSRWIKKYDTDEVVVTRKYYRKGLSEYYINDEQVRLKDIVDMFLDTGLGKNAYSVIKQGTVSEIAKQKPEERRSIIENAAGISKYLERRREAAKKLEESERNLDNVKIQIKESEKHYKSLKEQAARTEKYYNLKDEQKKISISLNVNQVKKLKITLEEQNKSLEEHNNKKQELEKELQDLDNQKQQELLKFEETRSLSIELDKQVSLIVTELTHIEKMSNQLKNQLDNAGKEKEETLNRKNTLLKRIEEDKTQIAELEEEVKNIAENIERSLKEQEIEETNIANEQNKIASLNDKISSMTEENQNATLKIADARERQLDVINKIISEIDEKKKDVMGNSFYQNIGKHESDIDIGFNNLLNAINTKMKTIKEFEEEGVLSSLNELSFNSLCGFIKNLGESLEIEKKDALFLQGIFKEYTKIKDPFVDLLFDKEGTYMQKEAIDKEIADLENFIKSNIEKMEDLNNEIKLSTDNINKSNAMLTTLTIERAKYETNKKASEDRKEMIIKSMKIIEDEFATLNEKIARLEEDYKKLNEEYKQNSISYKELEKKKSKTESESRHKANEIKKAESALSNFEVSHAKRVRKLNETNENITRVSERINQSKDKINDIYTHFYENYALNLKEFEENTQNLIDEDAFKNKLNSINEKIKNLGHINEMALDEYQEAKNKFEFLSKQKEDLEKSKEEILKIIADANKKAGEDFLKTFNEINKKFSETFKILFGGGNAGLKIQNEEDLLNSPIDIFAQPPGKKMENIVSYSGGELTMTGLALVFAIFLYRPSPFCILDEVDAALDGANIIRYKNMVKNLSNNTQFLIITHDEVAATIADAYYGITAEEKGVSKIFTVKVDKDGKVNGSEDKLVTNE, translated from the coding sequence ATGTATATAAAGAATCTTAATTTGCACGGATTCAAATCATTTGCCATAGAAACCAATATAGAGTTTAATGAAGGTGTTACTGTAGTACTTGGACCAAACGGAATAGGTAAAAGTAATATAGTAGAGGCTTTTCTATGGGTTATGGGCGAGCAGTCTGCAAGCAGATTAAGAATAGACAGCTCAAAAGGTCTTGAAAGCGTAATTTTTCATGGTACTGATACTAGAAAACCTTCTTCACTAGCACAAGTTGCACTCACGCTAGATAATAAATCAAGATGGATAAAAAAATACGATACAGACGAGGTTGTTGTTACTCGTAAATATTATAGAAAAGGCTTGTCAGAATATTATATTAATGATGAGCAGGTACGTTTAAAAGATATAGTTGATATGTTTTTGGATACTGGACTTGGTAAAAATGCCTACTCTGTTATTAAGCAGGGTACAGTTTCTGAAATAGCAAAACAAAAGCCAGAAGAGAGAAGAAGCATTATAGAAAATGCAGCTGGAATTAGTAAATATCTTGAAAGAAGAAGAGAGGCTGCCAAAAAACTTGAAGAATCCGAAAGAAATCTTGACAATGTAAAAATACAAATCAAAGAATCTGAAAAACATTATAAATCCTTAAAAGAACAGGCAGCAAGAACAGAAAAATATTATAATCTTAAAGATGAACAGAAAAAAATAAGTATTAGCTTGAATGTTAATCAGGTAAAAAAATTAAAAATTACTTTAGAAGAGCAGAATAAAAGCCTTGAAGAGCATAATAATAAAAAACAGGAATTAGAAAAAGAACTTCAAGATTTGGACAATCAGAAACAGCAGGAACTTTTAAAATTTGAAGAGACAAGAAGTTTGTCTATAGAGCTTGATAAACAGGTATCATTAATAGTTACGGAACTTACGCATATAGAGAAGATGTCGAACCAATTAAAGAATCAGCTTGACAATGCAGGCAAAGAAAAAGAAGAGACTCTTAACAGAAAAAATACTCTCTTAAAAAGAATAGAAGAAGATAAAACTCAAATAGCAGAACTTGAAGAAGAAGTTAAAAATATAGCTGAAAATATAGAGAGATCATTAAAAGAACAGGAAATTGAAGAAACCAATATAGCAAATGAACAAAATAAAATAGCAAGTTTAAATGATAAAATATCTTCTATGACAGAAGAAAATCAAAACGCTACTTTAAAAATTGCAGACGCAAGAGAAAGACAGCTTGACGTAATAAATAAAATTATAAGCGAGATTGATGAAAAGAAAAAAGATGTTATGGGAAACAGCTTTTATCAGAATATAGGAAAACATGAAAGTGATATTGATATAGGCTTTAATAATTTACTTAATGCGATAAATACAAAGATGAAAACTATAAAAGAATTTGAAGAAGAAGGCGTATTATCAAGTTTAAATGAACTTAGCTTTAATTCATTATGCGGCTTTATAAAAAATTTGGGAGAGAGTTTAGAAATAGAAAAAAAAGATGCATTATTTTTACAGGGCATTTTTAAAGAATATACTAAAATAAAAGACCCTTTCGTTGATTTGCTTTTTGATAAAGAAGGTACATATATGCAAAAGGAGGCAATAGATAAAGAGATTGCCGATTTGGAAAACTTTATTAAAAGCAATATAGAAAAAATGGAAGATTTAAATAATGAAATAAAATTATCCACTGATAATATTAATAAATCTAATGCGATGCTTACTACTCTTACAATAGAAAGGGCTAAATACGAAACTAACAAAAAAGCCTCTGAAGACAGAAAAGAGATGATAATAAAAAGCATGAAAATAATAGAAGATGAGTTTGCAACGCTCAATGAAAAAATAGCAAGACTTGAAGAAGATTATAAAAAACTTAATGAAGAATACAAACAAAACTCTATAAGCTATAAAGAATTAGAAAAGAAAAAATCAAAAACAGAAAGCGAATCAAGACATAAAGCTAATGAAATAAAAAAGGCAGAATCGGCATTATCTAATTTTGAAGTAAGCCATGCAAAACGAGTTAGAAAATTAAATGAAACAAATGAAAACATTACAAGAGTAAGCGAGAGAATAAATCAGAGCAAAGATAAAATTAATGATATATATACTCATTTCTATGAAAATTATGCTCTTAATTTGAAAGAGTTTGAAGAGAATACTCAAAATCTTATAGATGAAGATGCATTTAAAAATAAATTAAACTCTATCAATGAAAAAATAAAAAATCTAGGTCATATTAATGAAATGGCTTTGGACGAATATCAGGAAGCTAAAAATAAATTTGAGTTTTTGAGCAAACAAAAAGAAGACTTAGAGAAATCAAAAGAAGAAATATTAAAAATTATAGCAGACGCCAATAAAAAGGCAGGAGAGGATTTCTTAAAAACATTTAATGAAATAAATAAAAAATTCTCAGAGACTTTTAAAATATTATTCGGCGGCGGTAATGCAGGATTAAAAATACAAAATGAAGAGGATCTATTAAACAGCCCTATAGATATATTCGCTCAGCCTCCGGGCAAAAAGATGGAAAATATAGTGTCATATTCAGGAGGAGAGCTTACTATGACAGGGCTTGCTTTGGTATTTGCAATATTTTTGTACAGACCTAGTCCTTTCTGTATATTAGATGAGGTGGACGCTGCACTTGACGGAGCTAATATTATAAGATACAAGAACATGGTTAAAAATCTATCTAATAATACTCAGTTTTTAATCATTACGCATGATGAAGTAGCTGCCACAATAGCAGATGCCTATTATGGAATAACTGCCGAAGAGAAAGGAGTGTCTAAAATATTTACTGTAAAAGTAGATAAAGACGGCAAAGTTAATGGAAGCGAAGATAAGCTAGTTACCAATGAATAA